Proteins encoded together in one Xiphophorus maculatus strain JP 163 A chromosome 13, X_maculatus-5.0-male, whole genome shotgun sequence window:
- the adnp2 gene encoding activity-dependent neuroprotector homeobox protein 2: MYQLPVGSVEKIRKARKAVKNILSEIGLEDCQNWLKDLNENPDEKNPDEEEEEEEAFQETEWVDITEGFSVRQQKKWPYRSRSLCCTLCKYSSQNLYNFRSHVSRCHAYVQSYCSLAPCSQCLFIAHPKIVKKHMLFFHAKLPVPNIQPQKESGFTHRSAERYQCRRCGFPTSSIFAIKKHIILKHLDHLADQYIGYRLHQQATTAVKIYCCKVCKVNTGTLDQMLHHMLVEPAHYTVTIQVQSVITENKNYTVKPTSNGNGLLVTFPNIAPKPQAPQIFPSNQLVLPSNGQPAGTVVAVQQLQGNTNSATLICTPGTNQAFLPPQASALVQLASAEAKGLLQPGATIALRSALPQGSSVVQLPTVSNVSLKQTPVTLPSPIAQPQQAQPQGQQVVLSPGPQTNLAAGVAPKPVVAAQTSQANHTPLQGTMLTSQSLLSHLIPTGNRVNGMPTYTFAPLVSQKTSMPLKPVEQLCNSTPQTKRWITCPLCNELFPSNVFDMHMEAAHQTKSTASKSESVAARAAFLKKMPDKTVKCLTCKILLTERVVFQHLLHGLNCLYCSALFFSVKQLVDHVKLHNPASKVYCDFLRQKYRIYSKGNGAIIFPHFDVNTTAPKDILGEAEVNLALVTSSLDLIYFKLQASSPQDVCPTPMKIHSAYCPFCNERFQNQSDHVLHLKQKHFVAPTIHAILKTEAFKCIYCNGVYTGKVTQQAVMLHIQRCRCSPKPPPLPPPPPIPKPTAPTAVLQHQPQLKPAPQVSQQSGLYFLQVPPGMTMTRAIAPARVIQAPAPADPPETEAERQLKRKLEAALKEAMEANRREREEKAAMRKRKEQEKRQREKELQEKQESPPEPEVLSDPTVKLVLEPTAVERRCSDERREFISKYFNMNPYATKPETEELCRRLSITKAELAGHFSKKRSKCMKSLKRNTAAILLGFNMSELSKVKHKLLIPEPEAPADIVESDDEEEESEEPETTEKAAEQEPTTTVEGAKDVEEELEPMDVGDAETEQEPME, from the exons GATCTGAATGAAAACCCAGATGAGAAAAATccagatgaggaagaggaagaagaagaagccttTCAGGAAACAGAATGGGTTGATATCACAGAGGGATTCAGTGTCCGACAGCAGAAGAAG TGGCCGTATCGGTCTCGATCTCTGTGCTGCACCCTCTGCAAGTACTCATCACAAAACCTCTACAACTTCAGAAGCCACGTCTCTCGCTGCCATGCATACGTTCAGTCATACTGCTCACTGGCACCCTGCTCTCAATGCCTCTTTATCGCTCACCCCAAGATCGTCAAGAAGCACATGCTCTTCTTCCACGCCAAACTGCCCGTCCCAAACATACAGCCGCAGAAGGAGAGTGGGTTCACCCATCGCTCTGCTGAGAGGTATCAATGTCGAAGGTGTGGATTCCCGACTTCCTCTATCTTCGCGATAAAGAAGCACATCATTCTCAAGCACCTGGATCACCTGGCAGATCAATACATTGGTTACAGATTGCACCAGCAGGCGACTACAGCAGTAAAGATCTACTGCTGCAAGGTGTGCAAGGTAAACACTGGAACTCTAGACCAAATGTTGCACCATATGCTGGTGGAACCAGCACACTATACTGTCACCATACAGGTGCAGAGTGTCATTACGGAAAACAAGAACTACACTGTTAAACCAACTTCTAATGGAAATGGATTGTTGGTCACATTCCCAAATATTGCCCCCAAACCACAGGCGCCTCAGATATTTCCCAGTAACCAGCTGGTTTTACCCAGTAATGGCCAACCTGCTGGGACTGTTGTGGCGGTGCAGCAGCTGCAAGGCAATACGAACAGTGCAACTCTGATCTGTACTCCTGGAACCAACCAAGCTTTTCTCCCTCCACAAGCATCGGCACTAGTGCAGCTTGCTAGCGCAGAAGCTAAAGGTTTGCTCCAGCCTGGTGCAACGATAGCCCTCCGTAGCGCTCTGCCCCAAGGGTCGTCCGTAGTCCAGCTTCCCACAGTGTCCAATGTGTCTCTGAAGCAGACACCCGTAACCTTACCCTCTCCTATAGCTCAACCACAACAGGCTCAACCACAAGGGCAGCAAGTGGTTCTTTCACCAGGACCTCAAACCAATCTGGCTGCTGGAGTTGCTCCTAAGCCTGTTGTGGCTGCACAAACTTCACAAGCAAACCACACTCCCCTACAAGGAACCATGCTCACTTCACAGTCCCTGCTGAGTCACCTTATCCCCACCGGCAACAGGGTGAATGGCATGCCCACGTACACATTCGCTCCACTCGTCTCTCAGAAAACTTCCATGCCTCTCAAGCCTGTTGAGCAATTGTGTAACTCCACGCCACAGACCAAGAGGTGGATCACCTGCCCCCTCTGCAATGAACTTTTCCCTTCAAACGTCTTCGATATGCACATGGAGGCCGCCCACCAGACCAAATCTACCGCTTCCAAGTCAGAAAGCGTTGCCGCCCGAGCAGCATTCCTGAAGAAAATGCCCGACAAGACAGTCAAATGTCTCACATGCAAAATTTTGCTAACAGAGCGGGTCGTCTTCCAACACTTGCTGCATGGGCTCAATTGTTTGTACTGCTCAGCTTTGTTCTTTTCAGTCAAACAGCTTGTAGACCATGTAAAGCTGCACAATCCAGCCAGCAAGGTGTATTGTGACTTTCTTAGGCAGAAGTACAGGATCTACTCCAAAGGTAACGGTGCTATTATCTTCCCTCATTTCGACGTGAACACCACCGCACCAAAGGACATCCTGGGAGAAGCAGAGGTCAACCTTGCCCTAGTCACAAGTTCCCTTGACCTAATTTACTTCAAGTTGCAGGCCAGCAGCCCACAAGACGTTTGCCCCACACCCATGAAAATCCATAGCGCCTACTGTCCCTTCTGCAACGAGAGGTTTCAGAATCAGTCTGATCATGTCCTGCACTTGAAACAGAAGCATTTTGTGGCGCCAACTATTCATGCCATCTTGAAAACTGAGGCGTTCAAGTGCATATACTGCAACGGGGTGTACACAGGAAAAGTCACTCAGCAGGCTGTGATGCTCCATATCCAGCGGTGTCGCTGTTCTCCAAAACCACCTCCACTGCCGCCACCACCACCGATTCCTAAGCCCACGGCTCCCACAGCTGTGCTGCAGCATCAACCACAACTAAAGCCAGCTCCGCAGGTCAGTCAACAGTCGGGACTTTACTTCCTCCAAGTGCCCCCGGGAATGACGATGACACGGGCCATAGCCCCAGCTCGTGTGATCCAAGCTCCAGCCCCTGCGGATCCCCCAGAAACCGAGGCAGAGCGGCAGCTGAAGAGGAAGCTTGAGGCAGCTTTGAAGGAGGCCATGGAGGCCAACAGGCGAGAGCGAGAAGAAAAGGCCGCCATGCGCAAGaggaaagagcaggagaaacGGCAGCGGGAGAAGGAGTTGCAGGAGAAGCAGGAATccccaccagaaccagaggtGCTGAGTGACCCTACGGTCAAGCTCGTGTTGGAGCCGACCGCCGTGGAGCGGCGCTGCAGTGACGAACGCAGAGAGTTTATCTCAAAGTACTTCAACAtgaacccctacgccaccaaaCCGGAGACAGAGGAGTTGTGCAGAAGGCTGTCTATAACCAAAGCAGAGCTGGCGGGCCACTTCAGCAAGAAGCGCAGCAAGTGCATGAAAAGCCTCAAGAGGAACACGGCCGCCATCTTACTCGGCTTTAACATGAGCGAGCTGAGTAAAGTGAAGCACAAGCTACTGATCCCAGAGCCAGAGGCGCCGGCCGACATCGTGGAGTCGGACGACGAGGAGGAGGAATCTGAAGAACCGGAAACGACTGAAAAAGCGGCGGAGCAGGAACCGACGACGACTGTAGAAGGGGCGAAGGATGTGGAGGAGGAACTAGAACCGATGGATGTAGGTGACGCAGAGACGGAGCAGGAGCCGATGGAATGA
- the LOC102224050 gene encoding gamma-glutamylcyclotransferase-like: MWRVSYRFYIFVLIAICFAEMPGSSDGNFMYFAFGSNLLRERLQLNNPSAAFVSTGRLKDYKLNFGLWEEHVENAWHGGVATIEACPGEEVWGVIWTLSNENLPTLDKQEGVSRGIYSPLEVSVEIDDGVLQCRTYQMNNFHASPPSPQYKQVVCLGAEQNGLPREYLNRLEAIQTNNYSGPSVLDQIRNVTQLPGIK; the protein is encoded by the exons ATGTGGCGTGTGTCGTATCGTTTCTACATATTTGTACTCATTGCTATATGTTTTGCAGAAATGCCAGGCAGCAGCGACGGTAATTTTATGTACTTTGCGTTTGGAAGCAACTTATTGAGGGAAAGACTGCAGCTAAATAATCCATCGGCTGCGTTCGTCTCTACAGGTCGACTAAAG GACTACAAGCTGAACTTTGGCCTGTGGGAGGAACATGTGGAAAACGCGTGGCACGGCGGAGTGGCCACCATCGAGGCCTGTCCGGGCGAAGAGGTGTGGGGTGTAATCTGGACTTTGAGCAATGAAAACCTCCCAACCTTGGACAA ACAGGAAGGTGTGAGCCGTGGAATATACTCCCCGCTGGAGGTCTCTGTTGAGATTGATGACGGTGTGCTACAATGCAGGACGTACCAGATGAACAACTTTCACGCCTCTCCTCCATCTCCGCAGTACAAACAG GTGGTGTGCCTGGGAGCAGAACAGAACGGGCTTCCAAGGGAATACCTGAACAGGCTGGAGGCCATTCAGACCAACAACTACTCTGGCCCCTCGGTCCTGGATCAAATTAGAAACGTTACGCAGCTACCTGGAATTAAgtga